The Cyclopterus lumpus isolate fCycLum1 chromosome 6, fCycLum1.pri, whole genome shotgun sequence genome contains a region encoding:
- the dhtkd1 gene encoding probable 2-oxoglutarate dehydrogenase E1 component DHKTD1, mitochondrial gives MSAVLFLRKSLSRLPPSVASCYHTEKGVFGYRPKQTERNRKSQSDCIAALNQDHALARLVEAYRAHGHKAAKINPLLPLQPVADSVPEIDMLTGTITGRLNTSGLQHFGKAEASVEEVQAYLEGAYCGHMSVETSQLSSLEEREWVADRFEELKKKSFSPEERRQLAKIMLESQEFDHFLATKFSTVKRYGGEGAESMMGFFHELFHQLAHSGVTDIIIGMPHRGRLNLLTGLMKFPPELMFRKMRGLSEFPETSPAIGDVLSHLTASLELDFGAAKPIHVTMLPNPSHLEAINPVAQGKTRARQQLRQEGDYSPEEDAQPGDHVVCLQVHGDGAFPGQGIVPETLTLSNLPHYRVGGSIHLIVNNQVGYTTPSERARSSLYCSDVGKMVNCAVIHVNGDNAEEVLRATRLAVEYQQRFRKDVILDLICYRQWGHNELDEPFFTNPSMYKIIRSRKSVPDAYSYQLISEGLMTEVERDDIKSKHSGMLNDKLANMTLYIPPLTNLQGRWGDLVEPQARVTTWDTGVPVPLLQFVGGKSVDIPEQIQLHSHLRKTHVQARLQKLEGGTKLDWSTAEALAFGSLLSQGFNIRISGQDVGRGTFSQRHAMVVCQDTNDMYIPLNHISPQQTGFLEVCNSPLSEEAVLGFEYGMSIAQPKLLPIWEAQFGDFFNGAQIIFDTFLTGGEAKWLLQCGMVILLPHGYDGAGPEHSSCRMERFLQMCDSKEEGVDSDCVNMAVVNPTTSAQYFHLLRRQMIRNFRKPLIVVGPKTLLRFSGAASSLTDLAPGTSFRPVLGDPSVSAESVQKVVLCSGKHYYALLKQRETLAANQNTALLRVEELCPFPLDALQQELKKYPNAKDFVWSQEEPQNMGPWSFVAPRFEKQLACKLQLVSRPALPAPAVGIGILHQQQQEAILTATFS, from the exons atgtcgGCTGTACTTTTCCTGAGAAAGTCGTTGAGTCGACTGCCGCCGAGTGTCGCCAGCTGTTATCACACCGAGAAAGGTGTCTTCGGATATCGGCCCAAACAGACGGAGAGAAACCGCAAGTCACAGAGCGACTGCATCGCGGCGCTGAATCAAG ATCATGCTCTCGCCCGTCTGGTGGAGGCGTACAGAGCACATGGGCACAAGGCGGCCAAGATTAACCCCTTACTGCCTCTCCAGCCTGTTGCTGACAGCGTCCCGGAGATAGACATGCTGACTGGCACCATCACTGGACGACTCAACACCTCAG GTCTACAACACTTTGGCAAAGCGGAGGCTTCGGTGGAAGAGGTTCAGGCCTACCTGGAGGGAGCCTACTGTGGCCACATGTCAGTGGAGACCAGCCAgctgagcagcctggaggagagggagtgggTCGCTGACCGCTTTGAGGAGCTCAAGAAGAAGAGTTTCTccccagaggagaggaggcagctGGCTAAGATCATGCTGGAGTCTCAG GAATTTGACCACTTTCTGGCCACCAAGTTTTCTACTGTGAAACGttatggaggagaaggagcagagagCATGATGGGATTCTTCCATGAGCTTTTTCACCAGTTGGCCCACAGCGGAGTCACTGACATTATCATCGGCATGCCTCATCGAGGCAGACTCAACCTCCTGACAGGCTTGATGAAATTCCCACCAGAG cTCATGTTCCGTAAGATGCGTGGCCTCAGCGAGTTCCCCGAGACGTCGCCTGCCATCGGCGACGTCCTCTCCCACCTCACCGCCTCATTGGAGTTGGATTTCGGAGCTGCAAAACCCATTCATGTGACCATGCTGCCCAACCCTTCTCACCTCGAGGCGATCAACCCCGTGGCTCAGGGCAAAACCAGAGCCAGGCAGCAGCTCAGGCAAGAAGGAGACTATTCACCAGAAGAGGACGCCCAGCCGGGAGACCACGTCGTATGCCTGCAG GTCCACGGTGATGGTGCTTTCCCCGGCCAAGGGATCGTTCCTGAAACTTTGACCCTTTCAAACCTCCCTCACTACAGAGTCGGTGGGAGCATTCACCTCATCGTGAACAACCAAGTGGGTTACACCACTCCATCCGAGAGGGCGAGGTCCTCATTGTACTGCAGTGATGTCG GTAAGATGGTGAACTGTGCTGTGATCCACGTGAACGGCGACAATGCAGAAGAGGTGCTGCGGGCCACTCGGCTGGCTGTGGAGTACCAGCAGCGTTTCAGGAAAGACGTCATCCTGGACCTGATCTGCTACCGTCAGTGGGGCCACAATGAGCTGGACGAGCCTTTCTTCACCAACCCGTCCATGTACAAGATCATTCG ATCCCGTAAGAGCGTCCCTGACGCCTACTCTTACCAGCTGATCTCTGAGGGTCTGATGACCGAAGTCGAGCGTGACGACATCAAGTCCAAACACTCCGGCATGCTCAACGACAAGCTGGCCAACATGACCCTGTACATCCCTCCACTCACCAACCTGCAGGGCCGCTGGGGGGATCTAGTCGAGCCCCAGGCCCGAGTTACCACCTGGGACACGGGCGTCCCCGTTCCCCTGCTGCAGTTTGTAGGAGGGAAATCTGTGGACATCCCTGAGCAAATCCAGCTGCACAGCCACCTTAGAAAGACCCATGTTCAG GCTCGGTTGCAAAAGTTGGAAGGAGGCACCAAACTGGACTGGTCCACAGCTGAGGCCTTGGCTTTCGGCTCCCTCCTGTCCCAAG GCTTCAATATCCGAATCAGCGGACAGGACGTTGGAAGAGGCACGTTCAGTCAGCGACACGCCATGGTGGTGTGTCAAGACACCAATGACATGTACATCCCCCTGAACCACATCAGCCCTCAGCAGACAGGTTTCCTGGAG GTGTGCAACAGCCCGCTGTCTGAGGAGGCGGTGCTTGGATTTGAATATGGGATGAGTATCGCACAGCCAAAGCTCCTTCCCATCTGGGAGGCTCAGTTTGGGGATTTCTTTAACGGAGCGCAGATCATCTTTGATACCTTCCTCACTGGAG GTGAGGCCAAGTGGCTGCTGCAGTGCGGGATGGTGATCCTGCTGCCTCACGGCTACGACGGAGCCGGACCTGAACACTCATCCTGCCGTATGGAGCGCTTCCTTCAG ATGTGTGACAGTAAAGAAGAGGGCGTGGACAGTGACTGTGTGAACATGGCGGTGGTCAACCCCACAACGTCTGCTCAGTACTTCCACCTGCTGAGGAGGCAGATGATCCGGAACTTCCGCAAACCTCTCATCGTGGTTGGACCCAAGACACTGCTCAGATTTTCT GGGGCAGCGTCCAGTCTGACTGACCTGGCACCAGGAACATCTTTCAGGCCGGTGTTGGGTGATCCTTCAGTCTCAGCAGAAAG TGTCCAGAAGGTGGTGCTGTGCTCGGGGAAGCATTATTATGCTCTGCTGAAACAGAGGGAGACGTTGGCAGCCAACCAGAACACGGCCCTGCTCCGTGTGGAGGAACTGTGTCCGTTCCCACTGGACGCTCTGCAGCAGGAGCTAAAAAAATACCCCAACGCCAAAG ATTTTGTTTGGAGTCAGGAGGAGCCACAGAACATGGGTCCCTGGTCTTTTGTAGCTCCCAGGTTTGAGAAGCAGCTGGCCTGCAAG CTCCAGTTAGTGAGCCGACCTGCTCTGCCCGCCCCTGCCGTCGGCATCGGGAtcctccatcagcagcagcaagaGGCCATCCTCACCGCTACCTTCTCCTAA